The following coding sequences lie in one Arachis hypogaea cultivar Tifrunner chromosome 4, arahy.Tifrunner.gnm2.J5K5, whole genome shotgun sequence genomic window:
- the LOC112796645 gene encoding uncharacterized protein, giving the protein MCIAVFMWQAHTKYPFILLHNRDEFYYRPTEPLGWWAGDIILGGRDELGGGTWLGSTRDGRVAFLTNFREVESLLEPKTRGDLPLRFLQSKKSPQEFAEQIVEEAHVYNGFNLVCVDICSSTMVYVFNRPKPGYFSVTPGIHVLTNAALDSPWPKAERLRHSFKELVDRYGESEFPIKEMVEQLMTNTIKDEDSKLPGIHPPERERPMSSIFVKEDLTRYGTRSTSALLVKSNKEVSFYEKYLDKEQWRENTMAYQINET; this is encoded by the exons ATGTGTATCGCAGTGTTCATGTGGCAAGCTCATACAAAATACCCCTTCATTCTCTTACACAACCGGGACGAATTCTATTACCG GCCCACAGAGCCGTTAGGATGGTGGGCCGGCGACATTATATTGGGCGGAAGGGATGAGCTCGGCGGTGGCACATGGTTGGGCTCCACCAGAGATGGAAGGGTGGCTTTCCTCACCAATTTCAGGGAAGTTGAAAGCCTTCTGGAACCCAAGACCAGGGGAGACTTGCCCCTGCGATTCCTTCAG AGTAAGAAGAGTCCTCAGGAGTTTGCAGAGCAAATTGTTGAAGAGGCACATGTATATAATGGCTTCAATCTAGTTTGTGTTGATATTTGCAGCTCAACCATGGTTTATGTCTTCAATAGGCCTAAGCCAGGTTATTTTTCTGTAACACCAGGAATTCATGTCTTGACAAATGCAGCCCTGGATTCTCCTTGGCCCAAG GCAGAACGACTCCGCCATAGTTTCAAGGAGCTTGTTGATCGCTATGGTGAAAGCGAATTTCCCATCAAAGAAATGGTTGAGCAACTAATGACAAACACGATTAAGGATGAGGACAGCAAGCTACCTGGGATTCATCCTCCAGAACGAGAACGCCCCATGAGTTCCATCTTTGTCAAAGAGGATTTG ACACGTTATGGCACTAGAAGCACTTCTGCATTGCTTGTGAAATCGAACAAAGAAGTTAGCTTCTACGAGAAATATCTGGATAAGGAGCAATGGAGAGAGAACACGATGGCCTATCAGATAAATGAGACATAA